Proteins encoded within one genomic window of Macrobrachium nipponense isolate FS-2020 chromosome 9, ASM1510439v2, whole genome shotgun sequence:
- the LOC135218500 gene encoding LOW QUALITY PROTEIN: homocysteine S-methyltransferase YbgG-like (The sequence of the model RefSeq protein was modified relative to this genomic sequence to represent the inferred CDS: inserted 1 base in 1 codon) — protein sequence MLDGRNWVIDGGLGYGLEESGFKIDKDPLWSARLLATNPNAIKAVHKSYLEAGAEIIITSSYQASIQGLCSHLKIDEKAALEHMECSVYLAKDAIKEYSDSGCGEGKQYLIAGSVGPYGACQANMSEYHGXYVNNMSNKELMQWHRPRMEALINAGADFLAVETIPSLKEALAIVSLLKSFPNTKAWISFSCKDGHHTNYGDDFSEAVKQCYEESGEQLIGIGVNCTHPEHIASLLEQANLSLPPPAELPRVVYPNHGERWIPDKGWDGREQEWPFTKEIPKWAALGASVIGGCCGLGPSDMKIIASLVSSLPFSHK from the exons ATGTTGGATGGACGCAACTGGGTTATTGACGGTGGCCTGGGTTATGGCTTGGAAGAATCAGGCTTTAAAATTGATAAGGATCCTTTGTGGAGTGCTCGTCTCCTTGCTACGAACCCAAATGCTATCAAAGcg GTACATAAGTCATATCTAGAAGCTGGTGCTGAGATTATAATAACTTCAAGCTACCAAGCAAGTATCCAGGGGTTGTGTAGCCACCTGAAAATAGACGAAAAGGCGGCACTGGAACACATGGAATGTAGCGTGTATTTAGCGAAGGATGCAATCAAAGAATATAGTGACTCTGGATGTGGGGAAG GTAAACAGTATTTGATTGCTGGGTCAGTCGGACCTTATGGAGCATGCCAGGCAAATATGTCCGAGTATCATG AATATGTCAACAACATGTCCAACAAAGAATTAATGCAGTGGCACAGACCTCGAATGGAAGCTTTAATAAATGCTGGAGCTGACTTCTTAGCTGTTGAAACCATCCCATCTCTGAAGGAGGCCCTAGCAATAGTGTCACTTCTAAAAAGTTTTCCAAACACAAAAGCTTGGATTTCATTTTCTTGTAAA GACGGGCATCACACCAACTACGGAGATGACTTTAGTGAAGCCGTAAAGCAGTGCTATGAGGAGAGTGGTGAACAATTAATTGGAATAGGAGTTAACTGTACACACCCAGAACATATTGCTTCACTTTTAGAGCAAGCAAATCTTTCTTTGCCTCCACCAGCCGAGCTACCTCGAGTGGTCTATCCTAATCATGGTGAGAGGTGGATTCCTGATAAAGG GTGGGATGGTAGAGAGCAAGAGTGGCCATTTACTAAAGAAATTCCAAAATGGGCAGCCCTTGGAGCTTCAGTCATAGGAGGGTGTTGTGGATTAGGTCCCAGTGACATGAAAATCATTGCTTCATTGGTCTCATCATTgccattttcacataagtga